The Microvirga thermotolerans sequence GCTCGTCGAGCGGGAAGTACGGGTTCCAGGCCACCTCCCAGAGATGGCCGTCGGGATCGGCGCAATAGCCGGAATAGCCGCCCCAGGCCGCATCCTGAAGCGGCTTGACCGGCGTCGCACCCGCTGCGATGGCGCGGGCATAGACGTTGTCCGCTTCCGCCTTGGAACGGGCGTTGTAGGCGAGCGTGACGGCGGCGAAGCCCGTCGGCCGGTCCTCGACGCCCGCGTCCCGGGCGAGGTCGGCGCGGCCGAACAGGGCGAGCGCGAGGCCGTTGGCCTGGAAGAACGTCACCGCGGGCTCGCTCGCCGCCGACGCCTTCCAGCCCCAGGCCTCGTAGAACGCGC is a genomic window containing:
- a CDS encoding VOC family protein; the encoded protein is MQPRLSLVTLGVSDMARSRAFYEAWGWKASAASEPAVTFFQANGLALALFGRADLARDAGVEDRPTGFAAVTLAYNARSKAEADNVYARAIAAGATPVKPLQDAAWGGYSGYCADPDGHLWEVAWNPYFPLDEQGHLYLPDSLT